The DNA window CATTTTCCGTTTTTACCTGGTGTTAGATGATTTATAAACCTCATCCTTTTATGAAAAATCACACACAGAATTTGCTCTAGAactaaacataaaataaaattttctcATAGTAAATCAATAAACTCCACAATACTACATCCAACTTTTTTGGCGTACTTTCTTCTCGTTGAGAATCATCACTAGCCCAAAGCGTTCCTTTCCAAGCCTCATTACACGTTTTCCTATACATAATGCCTATTGGGGCGCTGGGTACAGAATGTTAATTTCCCTTGGGGCTTTTCGCACCCAATTGACACGCTTTATAAAGTTTAGAGCTCAGAAGTGCTCAAACATCAAAGCTTCTGGTGAATACCTAAACAAGTTTATTTAAGATTTAGAACCATTAAATTGATTAAAGTTCTATTGAATTTTTTGGCTGAGAGCTTAAAACCTTTCGATGATTGCGATTTCCCAAACAGATTAAACGAATTTCGTTTCTCAAAGTGCTAAAAGATTTTTATTGTGAATTTATTTGAGATCTCTAATGTGGATAAAACTTAATCAGATTTCCCCCGATGATGGcgatttcttttcttttccaaGATTCAAAATGCTATCGGTCGAGAACTGGCCCAAGTGCATGCCCCTTTGCGTGTTCTCAGACCCTGTAGAATCCTGCGGTTTTAGTATTTGAACAGCAGGGTTCGATATACCCGTGACGAATGCGCACACCTCAGTTTACTGTCCTGTGGTCGCACGAGAAATTACATTCTCGCTAATTGGCCAAGATGGTGCGTATCCAGCGGCTAAGCGTTGATTAAGCGattttgtatttattagatCCCGGCGGTAATTAACGGATTATTAAACACTCGAGCGGGTTATAGTCGCTTTGTATGTGCCACACACttattttagatattttgATCGATTGAACGTTAGGTGCCGTTGATCGAATGCGCGCTTGTAATGCCTTATTCAAATCGAGTGAATAAAGACCGAGGTTGAGCCGTTGGTGTCATcaagcaaattaaaaaaatgaggTAGAAAGAATAAGGTTGCCATTAGAAGCGGCCGCAAAATAGCAAATAGGTTGCGGCTTGTAGAATGATAAAGGGGAAAGCGGTGATTCGCAACGATCAATTCTCTCTAGCTAGCGGGAGTGTAATATGAGGAATTGTTTATGAAGGTGGACTAATAACGGTGGGGatactgatgatgataaagatgatgattgtgacaacgatgatgatgatgatgatgatgatgatgatgatgatgatgatgatgatgatgatgattatgatgatgatgatggtgatgatgatgatgatgacgatgatgacgatgataatgatgatgacgatgatgatgatgataatgataatgaagacgataacgatggtgatgattgtgatgatgatgatatgatgcCTATGATACCATAAAGTCTAACTATAATTTCCACTCTTGCAGGCGTCGGTTTCGCCATGTTAGTCGTCTCATTCCTCTGCTGTGTCTACTACAACGTGATCATCGCCTGGTGTCTGTATTACCTCTTCGAGTCTTTCGCCAAGGACGTCCCGTGGAAGACATGTGACAACTGGTGGAATACCGCTACGTGCCTACGCGGGCGCGCACCCAGCCCCACCTCGGCCAACTCCACCAACTCGACCATGTGTAGTGCGATCACCTCTGCTGCGACCTCCCTCGCTAATGCGACCAGCAACTGCACGAGTAACCTGACAGATACGGCCTTGAAGGAGTACTCGTCGCCGAGTAAGGAGTTCTACGAGAACTACGTGCTGCGTATCACGCCTGATATCGATACGTTCGGCGTGATGAGATGGCAGCTTGTGGTCTGCCTCATACTAGCCTGGGTACTAGTTTACTTTTGCCTGTGGAAAGGAATCAAGTCGTCGGGTGAGTTGTTGATATTCGTTATGTTTTACAAGTGGTCTACTCCACCATCATGGTCCTTACATTGTGTTATGTTGTTcttggtgacgatgatgatgacaatgatcatgacgatgatgatgttgatgacgatGTTGATAATGACGATGGCGATAGCAATAgagattatgatgatggtgataccATTGATGAtgtagttgttgttgctgttattatttatgatgtagtagttgttgttgtcacCATGTCGTCATGTCGTTCGATGCACAAGTTTCATCGCCGCCTTTCCCTACCTTGAAATGATGAAGACGATATTCATGATAATGACGACGAAGatgtagtagtagtagttatTGTTGAAACGTGCGTCTTATGTACAGGCAAAGTGGTATACTTCACCGCCACCTTTCCCTACCTCGTGCTTGTCATCTTGTTGATAAGGGGTCTGACGCTGCCCGGTGCAATGAAGGGCCTGTCCTTCTACCTCAAACCGAACTTCTCCAAGCTAGGGGATGCCATAGTCTGGGTTGACGCCGCGACACAGATCTTCTACTCTCTCGGCATCGGCTTCGGCTCGTTGATTGCCATGGGCAGTTACAACAAATTCCACAATAATTGTTTCAGGTTAGCATTTTGTCCCTTGTATACGTAACTACAAGATGGATGGAAAACTCGCGCGCGCTCCGGCTTTTGGCAGTAcattaacaacaaaaagcagcTTATTCAGCGCTCTTCACTGATGCGTGGTCGCTTCACGGATCCACTGTCTCTTCACTGATGCAACGTTGCTTGTTGTTTTGCAGGGACGCGATGACCGTGTCAGTAATCAACTGCAGCACCAGTGTGTTCGCGGGACTCGTCATCTTCAGTGTGCTTGGGTTCATGGCGGAGGTACTCGGCAAAGAAGTCTCGGAGGTCGCCACTTCCGGTCCCGGCCTCGCTTTCGTGGTGTACCCAGAAGGCATTGCGCAGGTACCATCCCTTGTTCAAGCTCAAGCTACCGATTTTGCCAAACTAACTTGTGTTTGGCTGTTTTCAGATGCCGGTTTCTAAACTAACTTGTGATTGGCTGTTTTCAGATGCCGATCTCTCAACTAACTTGTGATTGGCTGTTTTCAGATGCCGATTTCACCCTTCTGGTCTATCTGCTTCTTCTTCATGCTACTGACCCTGGGACTAGACACGCAGTTCGCCATGTTCGAGGCGGTCACCACGGGGCTTGGTGACGAGTATGTTCGTCTGCTTAGAAATCGCAAGGAGCTTTTTACGGCGTTCCTCTGCTTTTGCTGCTTCCTACTGGGTCTACCAATCGTGTCGCAGGTGAGCATGGGAATGTGGTGAAACACCCTGGAGGATtccttgggggagggggggaagaGGAGGGGAAGGAAGGGGGAAGGAAAAAGAGAGAGGAGAAGAGGGAAAAGCGGGGAGAAGGGTAAAGGAGAGGGGCGAGGAAAAGAGAGGGGGGGTCTGCAGGCCGGATAAGGGCGTGGTTTTAGCATTTAAATAATGAACACTAGATGTCTTATAACTATTTTCTTGCAACTGCGTTTCTAGGCTTCTCTAGGAATGTATGATTCCAGAAACAACCCAACTGTTATGACCAGAGCGGTGCATTTATGTGTCTTCTTATAATACCATACTAAGACGATGCCTTGTTACGAACAGAGCAATGCGCTTAGGTGACTTGTTATAATACCATACAAAGACTTCGCCTTGTTACGAACAGAGCGGTGCATTGATGTGACATCTTTTAATACAATACTAAGACTTCGCCTTGTTACGAACAGAGCGGTGCATTGATGTGACATCTTTTAATACCATACTAAGACTTCGCCTTGTTACGAACAGAGCGGTGCGTTTATCATGAACCTGTACGTGTGGCAAGCTGGCGGGGTTTCGCTCGTGTTCCTCGCTTTCTTCGAGGTGATCGTGGTGGCCTGGGGTTACGGTGCCGATCGCTTCGCCCTGGACATCGAGACCATGACAGGCAACAAGGTCTGGCCGTGGTGGCCAATAGCCTGGAAGTACATCACTCCTGCGGTCATCACAGGTGAGAGGAAGGGGCGGAtactccccccaccccccccacccaccccccgaCCAAACATCCACTCATATCCCCCCGCCATAATGTGTGATAACCAAATCACACTGATAGTTTATCAGCATAAATGCTGTGTATTCTGTTAAATGGGTAAAAGAGGGAGCGCCGGTTCCCGTAATCCATCCCCCGACCAAACATCCACCTTTATTTCCCCGCCATAATTGGCAAATAAACCCGTTCTGGCGGCTGGGATATTGGCGATACTACGCTACTACGGCCGTAGTAGAAACACTTTGGTCATATATCGGGCACCTTACGCGAATATAGGACTACACCGAAAATCTTACTTTCTGAACTTCTTAGTACTTGTAAATCCATTATTATCTCTTTTCCTTTACAGGAATTTTTATCTTCAGCTTAGTCCAGTGGCAAGGGGTGTCATATGACGACTATCAGTACCCCCCTTGGGCGGAGTTTGTCGGGTGGGTCATGGCCCTCTCTTCCATGCTGTGGATTCCAGGGGTAGCGATCTACAAGATGTCCAGGGCCAAGGGCACCTTCATGGAGCGCTGGCGATCACTGACACGCCCAGATCAAGAGCAGATGTCAATCATTGAGCTCAGGGAGGGCATCCCCAAACGCCCGGATGTAGTCAGCCTGTAAGATATAAGCCAATGGCGTGCCAGCTACACGTCACGTGATTATAGTTCTAGTTAGCcaattaaatgttttagaTGAGATTGATGTTAGTTCACGACTACCATTGCACAATTTTCgtgttaccatagcaacagtCTCCATTGTGCAGGAAAAGCTGCTGTGATTGGCCTGTTGGTTTCTTGATGTATTCtcaaacacgaggttccgctataaaaggcaTAGCTCCTCCCAACCCCCGGGCTCAACAActatcagttatcaatcagccgtcaatgagtcaacatgtcaggacaattgctctgagcgctaaattcaaatttcatttttaaaatacgagcattttcatcacagcgcgagaatgatttatgcagatgcgttaGATTATGGATACCGCAAAATTTAGACTTGGAAGGCAAATCACTAAGTTATCAATCTCTTAACACAAgtgtcttgttacctgtgcaaaaatagtttaattccagccgactgaggctcagagataagcaattttacaggagacttataatttgtgactgctaAAAGCCCGGGGGTgagaggagc is part of the Nematostella vectensis chromosome 13, jaNemVect1.1, whole genome shotgun sequence genome and encodes:
- the LOC5521615 gene encoding sodium- and chloride-dependent GABA transporter 1 isoform X2, which gives rise to MAEPDEKTKIAVNGDADGEGLTSDENCKIDVEIIGEEREKWGRKVEFFLACVGYAVGLGNVWRFPYLCFKNGGGAFLIPYLCMLLICGMPLFFMELSLGQFVSLGPVTSWAAICPISKGVGFAMLVVSFLCCVYYNVIIAWCLYYLFESFAKDVPWKTCDNWWNTATCLRGRAPSPTSANSTNSTMCSAITSAATSLANATSNCTSNLTDTALKEYSSPSKEFYENYVLRITPDIDTFGVMRWQLVVCLILAWVLVYFCLWKGIKSSGKVVYFTATFPYLVLVILLIRGLTLPGAMKGLSFYLKPNFSKLGDAIVWVDAATQIFYSLGIGFGSLIAMGSYNKFHNNCFRDAMTVSVINCSTSVFAGLVIFSVLGFMAEVLGKEVSEVATSGPGLAFVVYPEGIAQMPISPFWSICFFFMLLTLGLDTQFAMFEAVTTGLGDEYVRLLRNRKELFTAFLCFCCFLLGLPIVSQSGAFIMNLYVWQAGGVSLVFLAFFEVIVVAWGYGADRFALDIETMTGNKVWPWWPIAWKYITPAVITGIFIFSLVQWQGVSYDDYQYPPWAEFVGWVMALSSMLWIPGVAIYKMSRAKGTFMERWRSLTRPDQEQMSIIELREGIPKRPDVVSL
- the LOC5521615 gene encoding sodium- and chloride-dependent GABA transporter 1 isoform X1; protein product: MPNQPETQSLITSADAEVGCSHSRPCNGDAASYLNNKLRTLDETFAEETKRKMAEPDEKTKIAVNGDADGEGLTSDENCKIDVEIIGEEREKWGRKVEFFLACVGYAVGLGNVWRFPYLCFKNGGGAFLIPYLCMLLICGMPLFFMELSLGQFVSLGPVTSWAAICPISKGVGFAMLVVSFLCCVYYNVIIAWCLYYLFESFAKDVPWKTCDNWWNTATCLRGRAPSPTSANSTNSTMCSAITSAATSLANATSNCTSNLTDTALKEYSSPSKEFYENYVLRITPDIDTFGVMRWQLVVCLILAWVLVYFCLWKGIKSSGKVVYFTATFPYLVLVILLIRGLTLPGAMKGLSFYLKPNFSKLGDAIVWVDAATQIFYSLGIGFGSLIAMGSYNKFHNNCFRDAMTVSVINCSTSVFAGLVIFSVLGFMAEVLGKEVSEVATSGPGLAFVVYPEGIAQMPISPFWSICFFFMLLTLGLDTQFAMFEAVTTGLGDEYVRLLRNRKELFTAFLCFCCFLLGLPIVSQSGAFIMNLYVWQAGGVSLVFLAFFEVIVVAWGYGADRFALDIETMTGNKVWPWWPIAWKYITPAVITGIFIFSLVQWQGVSYDDYQYPPWAEFVGWVMALSSMLWIPGVAIYKMSRAKGTFMERWRSLTRPDQEQMSIIELREGIPKRPDVVSL
- the LOC5521615 gene encoding sodium- and chloride-dependent glycine transporter 2 isoform X3; protein product: MPNQPETQSLITSADAEVGCSHSRPCNGDAASYLNNKLRTLDETFAEETKRKMAEPDEKTKIAVNGDADGEGLTSDENCKIDVEIIGEEREKWGRKVEFFLACVGYAVGLGNVWRFPYLCFKNGGGAFLIPYLCMLLICGMPLFFMELSLGQFVSLGPVTSWAAICPISKGVGFAMLVVSFLCCVYYNVIIAWCLYYLFESFAKDVPWKTCDNWWNTATCLRGRAPSPTSANSTNSTMCSAITSAATSLANATSNCTSNLTDTALKEYSSPSKEFYENYVLRITPDIDTFGVMRWQLVVCLILAWVLVYFCLWKGIKSSGKVVYFTATFPYLVLVILLIRGLTLPGAMKGLSFYLKPNFSKLGDAIVWVDAATQIFYSLGIGFGSLIAMGSYNKFHNNCFRDAMTVSVINCSTSVFAGLVIFSVLGFMAEVLGKEVSEVATSGPGLAFVVYPEGIAQMPISPFWSICFFFMLLTLGLDTQFAMFEAVTTGLGDEYVRLLRNRKELFTAFLCFCCFLLGLPIVSQSNALR